A single window of Zea mays cultivar B73 chromosome 10, Zm-B73-REFERENCE-NAM-5.0, whole genome shotgun sequence DNA harbors:
- the LOC103641647 gene encoding WAT1-related protein At5g64700 isoform X3, whose protein sequence is MSSVLLFKIFVCALIGITVSSNLYNVSLKLTSATVVAASTNAIPVITFCLALLLSCWCTRRMEEVKLRSASGMAKLTGVALCLAGVLVIAFYAGELLSAVNHHHAFGAPAPTHAASSTAAAKTMTGAAWIKGTFITVLATLAWSLWLVLQAAVLKEFPNRMLVMATQCLFSVVQSFFAAVVAERDLSMWKLRLDVALLAVLYSGFVVAGVNYYLQAWCMEMRGPVFLAAWTPLSFALTVFCSSFFLGEMVHLGSIVGGILLCGGLYSLLWGKSREAKTVQRNIEASTADGDAQDEVHCWELEGEKENEGREERENGDLRTCVQQD, encoded by the exons GATCACAGTTAGTAGCAACCTGTACAACGTGAGCCTGAAGCTGACGTCGGCGACGGTGGTCGCAGCATCGACCAACGCCATACCCGTTATCACTTTCTGCCTGGCGCTTCTATTAAG TTGTTGGTGCACACGCAGGATGGAGGAGGTGAAGCTGAGGAGCGCGTCAGGCATGGCCAAGCTGACTGGTGTGGCGTTGTGTCTCGCCGGGGTCTTAGTCATCGCCTTCTACGCCGGGGAGCTGCTGAGCGCCGTCAACCATCACCATGCCTTCGGTGCTCCTGCTCCCACCCATGCTGCCTCTTCCACCGCAGCGGCGAAAACGATGACGGGAGCCGCGTGGATCAAGGGGACGTTCATCACGGTGCTCGCTACCCTGGCGTGGTCCCTGTGGCTCGTCCTGCAG gccgCCGTGCTCAAGGAGTTCCCGAACAGGATGCTTGTGATGGCGACGCAGTGCTTGTTCAGCGTGGTGCAATCGTTCTTCGCCGCAGTGGTAGCTGAGAGGGACTTGTCGATGTGGAAGCTCCGGCTAGACGTCGCCTTGCTCGCGGTCCTTTACTCG GGGTTTGTGGTGGCTGGAGTGAACTACTATCTCCAAGCATGGTGCATGGAGATGAGGGGCCCTGTCTTCCTCGCCGCTTGGACGCCACTCAGCTTTGCCCTAACAGTATTCTGTTCCTCCTTCTTTCTGGGAGAGATGGTTCATCTCGGCAG CATTGTTGGCGGAATCCTGTTGTGTGGAGGCCTTTACAGTCTGCTATGGGGTAAAAGCAGGGAAGCAAAGACCGTGCAGCGCAACATAGAGGCCTCCACGGCCGATGGCGATGCTCAAGATGAGGTTCACTGCTGGGAACTAGAAGGGGAGAAGGAAAATGAAGGCAGGGAAGAGCGAGAGAATGGAGACTTAAGAACATGTGTTCAACAAGATTGA